One region of Bubalus kerabau isolate K-KA32 ecotype Philippines breed swamp buffalo chromosome 6, PCC_UOA_SB_1v2, whole genome shotgun sequence genomic DNA includes:
- the SPRR2E gene encoding small proline-rich protein 2E — MSQQQQQCKQPCQPPPVVCPPKCPEPCPPPKCPEPCPPPKCPEPCPPPQCQQKCPPVPPPQQCQEKCPPKCK, encoded by the coding sequence AtgtctcagcagcagcagcagtgcaagcAGCCCTGCCAGCCACCTCCAGTAGTGTGCCCACCGAAATGCCCTGAGCCTTGCCCACCTCCAAAGTGCCCTGagccatgcccacctccaaagTGCCCTGAGCCATGCCCACCTCCTCAGTGCCAGCAGAAATGCCCTCCTGTGCCACCTCCCCAACAATGCCAAGAGAAGTGCCCACCCAAGTGCAAGTAA